The proteins below come from a single Vanessa atalanta chromosome 21, ilVanAtal1.2, whole genome shotgun sequence genomic window:
- the LOC125072345 gene encoding vacuolar protein sorting-associated protein 26C isoform X1, with protein MTASLTISLKRVNKIYHEGEIIAGVVIVDTAADLRHEGLTLTMEGSVNLQISSKNAGIFDAFSNNIRPINLVNTSIELAAAGKMPIGVTEIPFEMPLVGRQSSMSLGLLETYHGVFVNVMYTLKCSMKRSFLNKPLNASCQFFVQYKQLIVSDLLLKQERPPSKPVRCEVSPATLRAGGGAGAARGTVPHFQLYAEIDSTVCALDRPITGKIRVDECSVPIKSIELQLVRVETCGSAEGYSKDATEVQNIQVCEGDVRRARAVPLHLVLPRLFTCPTTATPYFKIEFELNIAVIFEDDYLVTENFPILLLRSK; from the exons ATGACGGCCAGTCTGACTATCAGTCTtaaaagagtaaataaaatttatcatgaaGGT GAAATAATTGCTGGGGTTGTGATTGTGGACACAGCAGCTGACTTAAGACATGAGGGTCTAACACTTACAATGGAAGGCTCAGTCAATCTACAAATTAGCTCCAAAAATGCAGGAATCTTTGATGCATTTTCTAATAACATCAGG ccaattaatttagtaaacacATCAATAGAGCTCGCTGCAGCTGGCAAAATGCCTATTGGAGTAACTGAAATTCCATTTGAAATGCCTCTTGTGGGTCGGCAAAGCTCGATGAGTCTTGGACTACTAGAGACTTATCATGGagtttttgtaaatgtaatgtacacTCTCAAGTGTAGTATGAAGCGGTCATTCCTCAATAAACCACTAAATGCTAGTTGTCAGTTTTTTGTGCAATACAAACAA CTGATAGTGAGTGATCTCTTATTGAAGCAAGAGCGTCCACCGAGTAAGCCAGTGCGCTGCGAGGTTTCGCCAGCTACACTCCGTGCGGGCGGTGGTGCTGGTGCTGCGCGCGGGACGGTGCCACACTTCCAGCTCTACGCAGAGATAGACTCCACAGTGTGCGCACTCGATAGACCCATCACTGGCAAG ATCCGAGTAGACGAGTGTTCGGTTCCTATAAAATCGATAGAATTGCAGCTGGTCCGCGTGGAGACGTGCGGCAGCGCCGAAGGATATTCGAAAGATG CCACGGAGGTGCAGAACATCCAGGTGTGCGAGGGCGAcgtgcggcgcgcgcgcgccgtGCCGCTGCACCTCGTGCTGCCGCGCCTCTTCACGTGCCCCACCACCGCCACGCCCTACTTCAAGATCG AGTTTGAACTCAATATTGCAGTCATTTTCGAGGACGACTATTTAGTGACAGAAAACTTTCctatattattgttaagaagtaaatag
- the LOC125072345 gene encoding vacuolar protein sorting-associated protein 26C isoform X3 gives MTASLTISLKRVNKIYHEGEIIAGVVIVDTAADLRHEGLTLTMEGSVNLQISSKNAGIFDAFSNNIRPINLVNTSIELAAAGKMPIGVTEIPFEMPLVGRQSSMSLGLLETYHGVFVNVMYTLKCSMKRSFLNKPLNASCQFFVQYKQLIVSDLLLKQERPPSKPVRCEVSPATLRAGGGAGAARGTVPHFQLYAEIDSTVCALDRPITGKIRVDECSVPIKSIELQLVRVETCGSAEGYSKDEHPGVRGRRAARARRAAAPRAAAPLHVPHHRHALLQDRV, from the exons ATGACGGCCAGTCTGACTATCAGTCTtaaaagagtaaataaaatttatcatgaaGGT GAAATAATTGCTGGGGTTGTGATTGTGGACACAGCAGCTGACTTAAGACATGAGGGTCTAACACTTACAATGGAAGGCTCAGTCAATCTACAAATTAGCTCCAAAAATGCAGGAATCTTTGATGCATTTTCTAATAACATCAGG ccaattaatttagtaaacacATCAATAGAGCTCGCTGCAGCTGGCAAAATGCCTATTGGAGTAACTGAAATTCCATTTGAAATGCCTCTTGTGGGTCGGCAAAGCTCGATGAGTCTTGGACTACTAGAGACTTATCATGGagtttttgtaaatgtaatgtacacTCTCAAGTGTAGTATGAAGCGGTCATTCCTCAATAAACCACTAAATGCTAGTTGTCAGTTTTTTGTGCAATACAAACAA CTGATAGTGAGTGATCTCTTATTGAAGCAAGAGCGTCCACCGAGTAAGCCAGTGCGCTGCGAGGTTTCGCCAGCTACACTCCGTGCGGGCGGTGGTGCTGGTGCTGCGCGCGGGACGGTGCCACACTTCCAGCTCTACGCAGAGATAGACTCCACAGTGTGCGCACTCGATAGACCCATCACTGGCAAG ATCCGAGTAGACGAGTGTTCGGTTCCTATAAAATCGATAGAATTGCAGCTGGTCCGCGTGGAGACGTGCGGCAGCGCCGAAGGATATTCGAAAGATG AACATCCAGGTGTGCGAGGGCGAcgtgcggcgcgcgcgcgccgtGCCGCTGCACCTCGTGCTGCCGCGCCTCTTCACGTGCCCCACCACCGCCACGCCCTACTTCAAGATCG AGTTTGA
- the LOC125072477 gene encoding protein cereblon-like: protein MEDNVSSDREEGSNERGSGSERRGGGSSENDEESDEEEQQFDIALAASHSYMGNGLVQVSGRSVLEAGWTGRVPVIAHHGAVFPGETVPMLLTNERDAAVISRAIQHDKLFGLLCPDESGTLVSGYGVLCEVFEADAGVGEGEGEGPRSLSFKARATHRFRCVHVPKQSVPIHAFSRMRTVEVRVLPEVRLGDPLRPARLASLDALRRARTPLDARLRSMDAAVTPWPLFVYDIFDYRRMRQIIKDYFRTMSLENLPEEAVSLSFWTASNLALSARDRLALFAVDDALLRLHMEVRLIARKSVLCCSSCAVEIARREHIFAMSSEGVHSNYTNLGGYMHDIVTVSRASNTELSGAPSAEFSWFPGYAWTIALCAACLAHVGWRFDAQRRGLRPQQFFGLCRNYVQPRCDGAGAGAGAGGGAAPARSLSAELRAARRALSALVYAPRDDADPQ, encoded by the exons ATGGAAGATAATG TGTCGAGCGATCGAGAGGAAGGGTCTAATGAAAGAGGTAGTGGGTCCGAAAGAAGGGGTGGAGGTAGCTCCGAAAATGATGAAGAATCAGATGAAGAGGAACAACAGTTTGATATTGCCCTCGCCGCCTCACATTCA TACATGGGCAATGGGCTCGTCCAAGTGAGTGGGCGCTCAGTGCTGGAGGCCGGCTGGACGGGGCGCGTGCCCGTGATCGCGCACCACGGCGCCGTGTTCCCGGGCGAGACCGTGCCCATGCTGCTCACCAACGAGCGCGACGCGGCCGTCATCAGTCGGGCCATTCAACACGACAAGTTGTTCGGTCTACTGTGTCCAGA CGAGAGTGGCACGCTGGTGTCCGGCTACGGCGTGCTTTGCGAGGTGTTCGAGGCGGATGCGGGGGTGGGAGAGGGGGAGGGGGAGGGGCCGCGCTCGCTGTCGTTCAAAGCGCGCGCCACGCATCGCTTCCGCTGCGTGCACGTACCCAAGCAGTCGGTTCCGATACACGCGTTTAGCAG GATGCGCACGGTGGAGGTGCGCGTGCTGCCCGAGGTGCGGCTGGGCGACCCGCTGCGGCCGGCGCGCCTGGCCAGCCTGGACGCGCTGCGCCGCGCGCGCACGCCGCTCGACGCGCGCCTGCGCAGCATGGACGCGGCCGTCACGCCCTGGCCGCTCTTCGTGTACGACATCTTCGACTACCGCCGCATGCGCCAGATCATCAAAGACTACTTTCGCACCATGTCGCTAG AGAACCTGCCCGAGGAGGCCGTGTCGCTGTCGTTCTGGACGGCGTCCAACCTGGCGCTTTCGGCGCGCGACCGCCTGGCGCTGTTCGCGGTGGACGACGCGCTGCTGCGCCTGCACATGGAAGTGCGGCTCATCGCGCGG AAAAGTGTGCTGTGCTGTTCCTCGTGTGCGGTCGAGATCGCCCGACGGGAGCACATATTCGCCATGTCCAGCGAGGGCGTGCACTCTAATTACACCAACCTAG GCGGCTACATGCACGACATAGTGACGGTGTCGCGCGCCTCCAACACGGAGCTGAGCGGGGCGCCGTCGGCGGAGTTCTCGTGGTTCCCCGGCTACGCCTGGACCATCGCGCTGTGCGCCGCGTGCCTGGCGCACGTCGGCTGGAG GTTCGACGCGCAGCGGCGCGGCCTGCGGCCGCAGCAGTTCTTCGGGCTGTGCCGCAACTACGTGCAGCCGCGCTGCgacggcgcgggcgcgggcgcgggcgcgggcggggGCGCGGCGCCGGCGCGCTCGCTGTCGGCCGAGctgcgcgccgcgcgccgcgcgctGTCGGCGCTCGTGTACGCGCCGCGCGACGACGCCGACCCGCAGTGA
- the LOC125072345 gene encoding vacuolar protein sorting-associated protein 26C isoform X2, giving the protein MTASLTISLKRVNKIYHEGEIIAGVVIVDTAADLRHEGLTLTMEGSVNLQISSKNAGIFDAFSNNIRPINLVNTSIELAAAGKMPIGVTEIPFEMPLVGRQSSMSLGLLETYHGVFVNVMYTLKCSMKRSFLNKPLNASCQFFVQYKQQERPPSKPVRCEVSPATLRAGGGAGAARGTVPHFQLYAEIDSTVCALDRPITGKIRVDECSVPIKSIELQLVRVETCGSAEGYSKDATEVQNIQVCEGDVRRARAVPLHLVLPRLFTCPTTATPYFKIEFELNIAVIFEDDYLVTENFPILLLRSK; this is encoded by the exons ATGACGGCCAGTCTGACTATCAGTCTtaaaagagtaaataaaatttatcatgaaGGT GAAATAATTGCTGGGGTTGTGATTGTGGACACAGCAGCTGACTTAAGACATGAGGGTCTAACACTTACAATGGAAGGCTCAGTCAATCTACAAATTAGCTCCAAAAATGCAGGAATCTTTGATGCATTTTCTAATAACATCAGG ccaattaatttagtaaacacATCAATAGAGCTCGCTGCAGCTGGCAAAATGCCTATTGGAGTAACTGAAATTCCATTTGAAATGCCTCTTGTGGGTCGGCAAAGCTCGATGAGTCTTGGACTACTAGAGACTTATCATGGagtttttgtaaatgtaatgtacacTCTCAAGTGTAGTATGAAGCGGTCATTCCTCAATAAACCACTAAATGCTAGTTGTCAGTTTTTTGTGCAATACAAACAA CAAGAGCGTCCACCGAGTAAGCCAGTGCGCTGCGAGGTTTCGCCAGCTACACTCCGTGCGGGCGGTGGTGCTGGTGCTGCGCGCGGGACGGTGCCACACTTCCAGCTCTACGCAGAGATAGACTCCACAGTGTGCGCACTCGATAGACCCATCACTGGCAAG ATCCGAGTAGACGAGTGTTCGGTTCCTATAAAATCGATAGAATTGCAGCTGGTCCGCGTGGAGACGTGCGGCAGCGCCGAAGGATATTCGAAAGATG CCACGGAGGTGCAGAACATCCAGGTGTGCGAGGGCGAcgtgcggcgcgcgcgcgccgtGCCGCTGCACCTCGTGCTGCCGCGCCTCTTCACGTGCCCCACCACCGCCACGCCCTACTTCAAGATCG AGTTTGAACTCAATATTGCAGTCATTTTCGAGGACGACTATTTAGTGACAGAAAACTTTCctatattattgttaagaagtaaatag